A window of the Streptomyces sp. HUAS 15-9 genome harbors these coding sequences:
- a CDS encoding glycosyltransferase family 4 protein yields the protein MKRLEFGVNACFVRHGRVGGSEQATVNLLQGLRSEAAAHERWVVYDREPLVTREPLAPVRERTLRDIAPVNRMVYEPVALSLMRQPSAWLHLNYVTPFGLRAPSVTVVHDLQYLYFPENVPAVKRAWLSRAHAMTARRAQAIVAISQFTAKDLYRLHGSTIDGKVEVIPNAVSFDRLIAAAPEELPPRLVPRRPFLLAVAAQYRHKNLKTLIAAYELIAKRREVDLVLVGQRLDQLSGHFRAPAVESKEARPGIRFTGFVPDAVLGALYRSASVFVFPSLFEGFGLPIVEALGLRVPTVTTRCGAIPEIGADHPVYVNDPCSVGELAEAVEAALDKPDIARPDEADAEKLRDVYSPSAVAARYADLLRRVAGQCR from the coding sequence ATGAAGAGACTCGAATTCGGTGTGAACGCATGCTTTGTCCGACACGGCCGGGTGGGTGGCTCCGAGCAGGCAACCGTCAACCTTCTTCAGGGGTTGCGTTCCGAGGCCGCCGCACATGAGCGTTGGGTCGTCTACGACCGCGAGCCGCTTGTCACCCGAGAGCCGCTCGCCCCGGTCCGTGAACGCACACTACGCGACATCGCCCCGGTGAACCGCATGGTGTACGAGCCGGTCGCGCTCTCCCTGATGCGTCAGCCGTCCGCATGGCTTCACCTCAACTACGTCACACCCTTCGGGCTGCGCGCGCCGTCGGTGACGGTCGTTCATGACCTTCAGTACCTGTACTTTCCCGAGAACGTCCCCGCGGTGAAACGAGCATGGCTGAGCCGGGCCCATGCCATGACCGCGCGTCGCGCACAGGCGATCGTCGCCATCTCACAGTTCACCGCGAAGGACCTCTACCGGTTGCACGGCTCGACCATCGACGGCAAGGTCGAAGTCATTCCGAACGCGGTTTCCTTCGACCGCCTCATCGCGGCGGCACCGGAAGAACTGCCGCCCCGTCTCGTGCCCAGGAGACCATTCCTGCTCGCGGTCGCCGCACAATACCGGCACAAGAACCTCAAAACACTGATCGCCGCATACGAGTTGATCGCAAAGCGACGCGAAGTGGATCTCGTACTCGTCGGCCAGCGCCTCGATCAGCTCAGCGGCCATTTCCGTGCTCCCGCCGTCGAGTCCAAAGAGGCACGCCCCGGCATCCGTTTCACGGGCTTCGTCCCCGACGCCGTCCTCGGCGCCCTCTACCGCTCCGCGAGCGTCTTCGTGTTCCCCTCCCTGTTCGAAGGCTTCGGTCTGCCCATCGTCGAAGCCCTCGGCCTGCGGGTTCCCACCGTCACCACCCGCTGCGGAGCGATTCCCGAGATCGGAGCCGACCACCCGGTCTACGTCAACGACCCTTGCTCCGTCGGTGAGTTGGCCGAGGCAGTCGAAGCCGCACTCGACAAACCCGACATCGCGCGTCCCGACGAAGCGGATGCGGAAAAGCTCAGAGACGTCTACTCGCCCTCGGCAGTCGCGGCCAGATACGCGGACCTCCTACGACGCGTAGCCGGCCAATGCCGTTGA
- the wecC gene encoding UDP-N-acetyl-D-mannosamine dehydrogenase, producing MFSTVSVVGLGYIGLPTAAALATKGVDVVGVDVNRATVDLINAGQAPFVEPDLAVAVSGAVAMGRLRAATGTEPADAFIIAVPTPVGEDREPDLSHVRDAAASVADVLRPGALVVLESTSPPGTTLRLSQWLAERRPDLTFPHTAGAAADVHVAHCPERVLPGRIMIEIVTNDRLIGGVSECCGARAKKLYELFTKGQCHVTDATTAEMAKLSENAFRDVNIAFANELSMICDKTGIDTGEVIALANRHPRVNILQPGPGVGGHCIAVDPWFIVSAAGEQARLIRTARQVNDAKPAHVIAEVSRTAARFKDPVIACLGLSFKANVDDLRESPALRITAELARQQVGRLLVVEPHITELPSVLADTGQAKLVDLEAALYESDLIVLLVDHDAFRGVKRTMLRGKVVFDTRGLWR from the coding sequence GTGTTCAGCACTGTCTCCGTCGTCGGGCTCGGATACATCGGGCTGCCCACCGCTGCCGCACTGGCCACCAAGGGAGTGGACGTCGTCGGTGTGGACGTCAACCGGGCCACGGTCGACCTGATCAACGCCGGGCAGGCGCCCTTCGTGGAACCGGACCTGGCCGTCGCGGTGAGCGGTGCGGTGGCGATGGGACGACTGCGCGCGGCCACCGGGACCGAACCCGCCGACGCGTTCATCATCGCCGTACCCACTCCCGTGGGCGAGGACCGCGAACCGGATCTGTCCCATGTGCGGGACGCGGCGGCCTCGGTGGCCGATGTGCTCAGGCCCGGCGCGCTGGTGGTGCTGGAGTCGACGTCGCCGCCGGGTACGACGCTGCGGCTCTCGCAGTGGCTGGCCGAGCGGCGGCCGGACCTGACCTTCCCGCACACGGCGGGCGCGGCCGCGGACGTGCATGTCGCGCACTGCCCCGAGCGTGTCCTGCCGGGCCGGATCATGATCGAGATCGTCACCAACGACCGGCTGATCGGCGGGGTGAGCGAATGCTGCGGCGCGCGGGCGAAGAAGCTGTACGAGCTGTTCACCAAGGGGCAGTGCCATGTCACGGACGCCACCACCGCCGAGATGGCCAAGCTGAGCGAGAACGCGTTCCGTGACGTCAACATCGCCTTCGCCAACGAGCTTTCGATGATCTGCGACAAGACGGGCATCGACACCGGCGAGGTGATCGCGCTCGCCAACCGGCACCCGAGGGTGAACATCCTGCAGCCGGGGCCGGGGGTCGGGGGGCACTGCATCGCCGTCGATCCGTGGTTCATCGTCAGCGCGGCCGGTGAGCAGGCGCGGCTGATCAGGACCGCCCGGCAGGTCAACGACGCCAAGCCCGCACATGTGATCGCGGAGGTGTCGAGGACCGCCGCGCGTTTCAAGGACCCGGTGATCGCGTGCCTGGGACTGTCGTTCAAGGCCAACGTGGACGATCTGCGGGAGAGTCCCGCGCTGCGCATCACGGCGGAACTCGCCCGGCAGCAAGTGGGCCGTCTGCTGGTGGTCGAGCCGCACATCACCGAACTGCCGTCCGTGCTCGCGGACACCGGGCAGGCGAAGCTCGTGGACCTCGAGGCGGCCCTGTACGAGTCGGACCTGATCGTCCTGCTCGTCGACCACGACGCCTTCCGCGGGGTCAAGCGGACGATGCTGCGCGGGAAGGTCGTCTTCGACACGCGCGGTCTCTGGCGCTGA
- a CDS encoding class I SAM-dependent methyltransferase has product MIEPDIKEFWSDHPCGDNIFGAPGGDERQDYEEFFSRYDAAKYRLEPHIPGCLDRLGVSGRRLLEIGLGQGSEAEQLIRRGARWTGVDLTETAVGRTGTRLALRELPYEGLHRASVLDLPFPDRSFDVVFSHGVLHHVPDIHRAQQEIHRVLKPGGELVVMLYARWSLNYLVSIGLLRRMVLLAAHPVARLVGLPRPKGLIGAHLDNARRLGLARYLRLRTFLHSNTDGPHNPYSQVYDVRRVRRDFPDFDVRHAEKHFLHAPPLPVHGLGSGKALGWHLWVRMTPHAR; this is encoded by the coding sequence GTGATTGAGCCGGACATCAAGGAGTTCTGGTCCGACCACCCGTGCGGAGACAACATCTTCGGGGCACCGGGCGGTGACGAGCGGCAGGACTACGAAGAGTTCTTCTCGCGCTACGACGCCGCCAAGTACCGGCTCGAACCCCACATCCCGGGATGTCTGGACAGGCTGGGCGTCTCCGGCCGGCGACTTCTGGAGATCGGGCTCGGACAGGGCTCCGAGGCCGAACAGCTGATCCGCCGGGGCGCACGGTGGACGGGAGTCGATCTGACCGAGACGGCGGTCGGAAGAACCGGCACCCGCCTCGCCCTGCGCGAACTGCCGTACGAGGGACTGCACCGGGCCAGCGTTCTGGACCTGCCGTTCCCCGACCGGTCCTTCGACGTGGTCTTCAGCCACGGGGTGCTCCACCACGTCCCCGACATCCACCGGGCCCAGCAGGAGATCCATCGCGTCCTGAAGCCCGGCGGGGAACTGGTGGTCATGCTGTACGCCCGCTGGTCCCTCAACTACCTCGTCTCCATCGGGCTGTTGCGGCGCATGGTCCTCCTTGCGGCGCACCCCGTGGCACGGCTGGTCGGCCTGCCCCGTCCCAAGGGGCTCATCGGCGCCCACCTGGACAACGCGCGCAGGCTCGGGCTCGCGCGGTATCTGCGCCTGCGGACCTTTCTCCACAGCAACACCGACGGGCCGCACAACCCGTACTCACAGGTCTACGACGTGCGCCGGGTCCGCCGGGACTTCCCGGACTTCGACGTCCGCCACGCCGAGAAGCACTTCCTGCACGCCCCGCCACTGCCCGTGCACGGCCTCGGCAGCGGGAAGGCACTGGGATGGCACCTGTGGGTCCGCATGACACCGCACGCCCGCTGA
- the gmd gene encoding GDP-mannose 4,6-dehydratase yields MTARTALITGITGQDGSYLAELLVAKGYTVHGIVRRASTFTTGRIEHLYQDPHDADTRLFLHYGDLTDASRVAGLLERVQPDEVYNLAAQSHVRVSFDEPLFTADTTALGTTRLLEGIRTTGLPCRFYQASSSEMFGASPPPQHERTEFHPRSPYGVAKVYAYWITRNYREAYGLYAVNGILFNHESPRRGPTFVTRKVAMAAARIKAGLQDTLYLGNLEARRDWGYAAEYVDAMWRMLQQDEPDDYVVATGTSYSVQDFVEHCFAHVGLDWRDHVRFDERYLRPAEVDDLVGDASKAARVLGWQPTVLTPELAGLMTDAELRQLLGSDGAAVPAVPAPAHTLAPR; encoded by the coding sequence GTGACAGCCAGAACGGCGCTCATCACCGGAATCACCGGCCAAGACGGTTCCTACCTTGCCGAGTTGCTCGTGGCAAAGGGATACACCGTCCACGGCATCGTCCGGCGTGCCTCCACATTCACCACGGGCCGTATCGAGCACCTGTACCAGGATCCTCATGACGCGGACACCCGGTTGTTCCTCCACTACGGTGATCTGACCGATGCCAGCAGGGTGGCCGGCCTCCTGGAGCGCGTACAGCCCGACGAGGTGTACAACTTGGCCGCGCAGTCGCATGTGCGCGTGTCCTTCGACGAGCCCTTGTTCACCGCGGACACCACGGCGTTGGGCACCACACGGCTTCTGGAGGGCATCCGCACCACCGGCCTGCCCTGCCGTTTCTACCAGGCGTCGAGTTCGGAGATGTTCGGCGCCTCGCCTCCGCCGCAGCACGAGCGGACGGAGTTCCACCCGCGTTCTCCCTACGGAGTGGCCAAGGTCTACGCGTACTGGATCACGCGCAACTACCGTGAGGCATACGGGCTCTACGCGGTCAACGGCATCCTCTTCAACCACGAATCACCCCGCCGCGGGCCGACGTTCGTCACCCGCAAGGTGGCCATGGCGGCGGCCCGTATCAAGGCGGGCCTGCAGGACACCCTTTACCTCGGCAATCTGGAGGCGCGCCGCGACTGGGGGTATGCCGCGGAGTACGTCGATGCCATGTGGCGGATGCTGCAGCAGGACGAACCGGACGACTATGTCGTCGCCACCGGCACCAGTTACAGCGTGCAGGACTTCGTCGAGCACTGCTTCGCCCACGTCGGCCTCGACTGGCGTGACCATGTGCGCTTCGACGAGCGATACCTGCGCCCGGCCGAGGTCGACGACCTGGTGGGGGACGCGTCGAAGGCGGCCCGGGTCCTTGGCTGGCAGCCGACCGTGCTCACCCCGGAACTCGCCGGGTTGATGACCGACGCGGAGCTCCGGCAACTCCTCGGCTCGGACGGGGCAGCGGTGCCCGCTGTGCCCGCACCGGCGCACACGCTGGCCCCGCGCTGA
- a CDS encoding bi-domain-containing oxidoreductase — MKAVLLSARDGSISVGEMPPPVVQWGTVLIRNTYSLISAGTERATVETGASSLLGKARQRPDQVRQVLNTARQLGVVETYRMVQDRLDRPMTLGYSCAGVVIAVGEGVDDLAPGMRVAAGGAGHASHAELVTVPRNLVVPVPDGVEDRWAAFATVGAIALQGIHQTEAPAGSRVAVIGLGLVGQLTLRILRAYGYDAVGVDQDPAAVDAARAAGFVAHPRQTEDLPGTVARHWGGARADAVLVTAATSSTDPVELAGSLARDRATVVVVGDVKVAPPRSSYYHKELTIRYSRSYGPGRYDPRYEEAGQQYPEGYVPWTERRNLAEVLRLVPNLDLESLDPRVFAVEDAAEAYRVLNTERPRRRPALLLRYPGTAKVSEPPRPRGEAVTWSPPAGRARIAAIGAGNFATKMLFPHLHRDPGVAFSWVASARGLSAVQQSRRWGFGEVAESAEHGLASGDADCVMVLSRHDSHGRYAAEVLGRGIALYCEKPVGLTEQELEEVAAAWSRSGAPALAGFNRRFAPAVRELRAVLPAGTPLQVVHRVFAGRLPDDHWYFDHRQGGRLLGEVCHFIDTANFLVPGRPVSVTATGVDGRDPASAQSVTLQITYSDSSTASIVYGGLTPPGAPKELIEVACDGVAARIEDFGSLTLWKRGKKSESVYRGAPKGHAEEMRALTRLLRGEMVAEADFRLALWSSLVACRAAAALADGGQAETAPSTPALAEVLGCARSGPGAGGPVGAVPEQTFATPEGAGTTGGSGA; from the coding sequence GTGAAGGCAGTACTGCTGTCGGCCCGGGACGGTTCGATCAGTGTGGGAGAGATGCCGCCCCCGGTGGTGCAGTGGGGCACGGTGCTGATCCGCAACACCTACTCGCTGATCAGCGCGGGCACCGAGCGGGCAACCGTGGAGACCGGAGCCAGCAGCCTGTTGGGCAAGGCGCGGCAGCGCCCCGACCAGGTACGGCAGGTCCTCAACACGGCCCGGCAGCTGGGTGTCGTGGAGACCTACCGGATGGTCCAGGACCGGCTCGACCGGCCCATGACGCTCGGGTACTCCTGCGCCGGTGTGGTGATCGCGGTCGGGGAGGGCGTCGACGACCTCGCGCCCGGCATGCGGGTGGCCGCGGGCGGAGCCGGTCACGCCTCCCACGCGGAGCTCGTGACCGTGCCCCGCAACCTCGTCGTACCCGTACCGGACGGGGTCGAGGACCGGTGGGCCGCCTTCGCCACCGTGGGCGCCATCGCGCTCCAGGGCATCCACCAGACCGAGGCGCCCGCGGGCTCCCGTGTCGCGGTGATCGGCCTCGGCCTGGTGGGGCAGCTCACCCTGCGGATCCTGCGGGCCTACGGGTACGACGCGGTCGGCGTCGACCAGGACCCGGCGGCCGTCGACGCGGCGCGTGCGGCCGGGTTCGTCGCCCACCCCCGCCAGACGGAGGACCTCCCCGGGACCGTCGCACGGCACTGGGGCGGCGCGCGGGCGGACGCGGTGCTGGTGACCGCGGCGACCTCGAGCACGGATCCGGTCGAACTGGCCGGGAGCCTGGCGCGGGACCGGGCGACGGTGGTCGTCGTGGGGGACGTCAAGGTGGCCCCGCCCCGGTCTTCGTACTACCACAAGGAACTGACGATCCGTTACTCGCGCTCGTACGGGCCGGGCCGCTACGACCCGCGCTACGAGGAGGCCGGCCAGCAGTACCCGGAGGGCTATGTGCCCTGGACCGAACGCCGCAATCTGGCCGAGGTCCTCAGGCTGGTGCCGAACCTGGACCTGGAGAGCCTCGACCCCCGGGTGTTCGCCGTCGAGGACGCCGCCGAGGCGTACCGCGTGCTGAACACCGAGCGGCCGCGCCGCCGCCCCGCCCTGCTGCTGCGCTATCCCGGCACCGCGAAGGTGAGCGAGCCACCGCGGCCCCGGGGCGAGGCCGTCACCTGGTCACCGCCCGCCGGGAGAGCGCGGATCGCCGCGATCGGGGCCGGGAACTTCGCCACCAAGATGCTGTTCCCGCATCTGCACCGTGACCCGGGCGTCGCCTTCTCCTGGGTGGCGAGCGCGCGCGGCCTGTCGGCCGTCCAGCAGAGCAGGCGGTGGGGATTCGGCGAGGTCGCCGAGAGCGCCGAGCACGGGCTCGCGTCGGGCGACGCCGACTGCGTCATGGTGCTGTCCCGCCACGACAGCCACGGCCGCTACGCCGCCGAGGTACTGGGCCGCGGGATCGCGCTGTACTGCGAGAAGCCCGTGGGACTCACCGAGCAGGAGCTGGAGGAGGTGGCGGCCGCCTGGTCCCGGTCCGGCGCCCCGGCGCTGGCCGGTTTCAACCGCCGGTTCGCTCCGGCCGTACGGGAGTTGCGGGCGGTCCTGCCCGCGGGGACGCCGCTCCAGGTCGTCCATCGGGTCTTCGCCGGCCGGCTGCCCGACGACCACTGGTACTTCGACCACCGTCAGGGCGGCCGGCTGCTCGGGGAGGTCTGCCACTTCATCGACACCGCGAACTTCCTCGTACCGGGCAGGCCGGTGAGCGTGACCGCGACGGGCGTGGACGGCAGGGACCCGGCGTCGGCCCAGAGCGTCACCCTGCAGATCACCTACTCCGACTCCTCCACCGCCTCGATCGTGTACGGCGGGCTCACCCCGCCCGGGGCACCCAAGGAGCTCATCGAGGTGGCCTGCGACGGTGTCGCCGCCAGGATCGAGGACTTCGGGTCCCTGACATTGTGGAAGCGGGGCAAAAAGTCGGAGTCGGTCTACCGGGGGGCGCCGAAGGGGCACGCCGAGGAGATGCGGGCCCTGACCCGGCTGCTGCGGGGCGAGATGGTCGCCGAGGCGGACTTCCGGCTGGCGCTGTGGAGTTCACTCGTGGCCTGCCGCGCGGCCGCCGCCCTCGCCGACGGCGGCCAGGCCGAGACAGCGCCGTCCACCCCCGCGCTCGCCGAGGTCCTCGGCTGCGCACGGTCCGGCCCCGGGGCGGGCGGCCCGGTGGGCGCGGTGCCGGAGCAGACCTTCGCCACGCCCGAAGGGGCCGGTACGACGGGAGGTTCCGGCGCATGA
- a CDS encoding WecB/TagA/CpsF family glycosyltransferase → MSETAPVPLCGLPVHALTLAESVAAAEKLIADGRPHQHVSVNAAKVVRARRDPELARIIRSCSLVNADGQAVVWAGRVLGQPLPERVTGIDLMLALWDRAARERYRVFLLGAEPAVVRQVAAIATRRGVDVVGYRDGYWSREQEPEVVATVREARPDLLFLAVPTPRKEYFLAGHLNDLNCGLAVGVGGSFDVVAGLRARAPRWMRGAGLEWAFRLLQEPRRLFARYLVGNTAFVLLVLREALARRRPRG, encoded by the coding sequence GTGAGCGAGACAGCTCCGGTTCCCCTGTGCGGGCTTCCGGTGCACGCGCTCACCCTGGCGGAAAGTGTCGCCGCGGCCGAGAAGTTGATCGCCGACGGGCGACCTCACCAACATGTCTCGGTGAATGCGGCGAAGGTCGTCAGGGCGCGGCGGGATCCCGAATTGGCGCGCATCATCCGTTCCTGCTCGCTCGTCAACGCCGACGGTCAGGCCGTCGTGTGGGCGGGCCGGGTGCTCGGGCAGCCGCTTCCCGAACGGGTCACCGGCATCGATCTCATGCTGGCGCTGTGGGACCGCGCGGCACGTGAACGCTACCGGGTCTTCCTGCTCGGCGCCGAGCCCGCGGTGGTGCGCCAGGTCGCGGCCATCGCCACGCGCCGCGGAGTGGACGTGGTCGGATACCGCGACGGCTACTGGTCGCGCGAGCAGGAGCCGGAGGTGGTCGCCACCGTCCGCGAAGCCCGCCCCGACCTCCTCTTCCTCGCGGTGCCTACGCCGCGCAAGGAGTACTTCCTCGCCGGGCATCTGAACGACCTGAACTGCGGTCTGGCGGTGGGCGTCGGCGGGTCCTTCGACGTGGTGGCCGGGCTCAGGGCGCGTGCGCCCCGCTGGATGCGCGGCGCCGGCCTGGAGTGGGCCTTCCGGCTGCTGCAGGAGCCCCGGCGGCTGTTCGCCCGCTATCTCGTGGGCAACACCGCGTTCGTCCTGCTGGTCCTGCGCGAGGCCCTGGCGCGACGCCGGCCACGCGGATAG
- the wecB gene encoding non-hydrolyzing UDP-N-acetylglucosamine 2-epimerase, whose protein sequence is MKRIMAVYGTRPEAIKMAPVVAALRASAHFEPLVAVTGQHRSMLDQVNRLFGIEPDHDLDVLSAGQTLTDITTRTLKRLQPVLDKEQPDAVLVQGDTTTTLAGALAAFYQKIPVVHLEAGLRTRSTYSPYPEEMNRRLTTRLADLHLAPTGGARHNLLREGVDQRSVVVTGNTVIDALLTTLDRTAGRLCDPILRHLETDPRRVLLVTAHRRESWGRGMRSIGDALARLAAAHPDLLVVFPIHRNPAVRAAIAPKVEGLDNVRVVEPLDYQGFAHLMNRSHLILTDSGGVQEEGPSLGKPVLVMRETTERPEGVAAGTVALVGTDTERIVTEVTRLLQDPTAYTKMAQAVNPYGDGLAADRTLKALGHWFGLCDSPADFTGTTAALAAEDLPTQWRPHPSTTPTSGRQPADGTQ, encoded by the coding sequence ATGAAGCGGATCATGGCCGTCTACGGCACCCGCCCCGAGGCGATCAAGATGGCTCCCGTCGTCGCAGCACTGCGCGCATCGGCCCACTTCGAGCCGCTGGTCGCCGTCACCGGGCAGCACCGGTCCATGCTCGACCAGGTGAACCGGCTCTTCGGCATCGAACCCGACCACGACCTGGACGTCCTCAGCGCCGGACAGACCCTGACCGACATCACCACCCGCACGCTAAAACGGCTTCAGCCCGTGCTCGACAAGGAGCAGCCGGACGCGGTGCTGGTCCAGGGGGACACCACCACCACGCTCGCCGGGGCGCTGGCCGCCTTCTACCAGAAGATCCCCGTCGTCCACCTGGAGGCGGGTCTGCGGACGCGCAGCACGTACTCGCCCTATCCCGAGGAGATGAACCGCCGCCTCACCACCCGGCTGGCCGACCTGCACCTGGCGCCGACGGGCGGCGCACGGCACAACCTGCTGCGCGAGGGCGTCGACCAACGGTCGGTCGTGGTCACCGGCAACACGGTCATCGACGCCCTGCTCACCACCCTGGACCGCACGGCCGGCCGGCTCTGTGACCCCATCCTGCGCCACCTGGAGACGGACCCCCGACGCGTCCTCCTGGTCACGGCACACCGCCGTGAGTCCTGGGGCAGGGGCATGCGGTCCATCGGCGACGCCCTTGCCCGGCTGGCCGCGGCCCACCCCGACCTGCTGGTGGTCTTCCCCATCCACCGCAACCCCGCCGTACGGGCCGCCATCGCGCCCAAGGTCGAAGGACTGGACAACGTCAGGGTCGTCGAACCGCTGGACTACCAGGGCTTCGCCCATCTGATGAACCGCTCGCACCTCATCCTCACCGACAGCGGCGGCGTCCAGGAGGAGGGACCGAGCCTCGGCAAGCCGGTCCTCGTGATGCGCGAGACCACCGAACGCCCCGAAGGGGTGGCCGCGGGCACCGTGGCCCTCGTCGGCACCGACACCGAGCGCATCGTCACCGAGGTGACCCGGCTGCTCCAGGACCCCACGGCCTACACGAAGATGGCCCAGGCCGTGAACCCGTACGGCGACGGCCTCGCGGCGGACCGCACCCTCAAGGCCCTCGGCCACTGGTTCGGCCTGTGCGACAGCCCGGCGGACTTCACCGGGACCACGGCCGCCCTGGCCGCGGAGGACCTGCCGACCCAGTGGCGGCCACACCCCTCGACGACGCCGACGAGCGGCAGGCAGCCGGCCGACGGCACCCAGTGA
- a CDS encoding BtrH N-terminal domain-containing protein yields the protein MPTLTDIDARGTQHCETSALGVLLRHQGLDLSEPMLFGLGSGLSFIYWDSRNLGFPFLGGRVKPFDLTRNLASGLDLGLLVQETISPRRAWENVAAPIGAGHPVGLQLDSYYLDYFTSKVHFGGHVVAMYGYDDRDAHLVDTEQQGGAVSTSLAGLAEARAARGPMTARNRSFTLTAPAELPLLRDRIIPAVTACADAFLNPPIANLGHRGIEKAGERVRTWLQRTDNPQRDLPHAALMMEKAGTGGALFRNLYRDFLAECGQLLDSGHLRTGHKLYAEAAVLWTEAAALITKAGEAGDEQCLERAGTVLCDLSRIEREAMQALSRLNGEILPS from the coding sequence ATGCCCACGCTGACAGACATCGACGCCCGCGGTACGCAGCACTGCGAGACGTCGGCTCTGGGGGTGCTGCTGCGGCACCAAGGACTCGATCTGTCCGAGCCCATGCTCTTCGGCCTCGGCTCGGGTCTGTCCTTCATCTACTGGGACAGCAGGAACCTGGGCTTTCCCTTCCTGGGCGGACGGGTCAAGCCGTTCGACCTCACCAGAAACCTGGCAAGCGGGCTCGACCTGGGGCTCCTGGTCCAGGAGACCATTTCGCCCCGCAGAGCATGGGAGAACGTGGCGGCTCCCATCGGCGCGGGCCACCCCGTCGGACTGCAGCTCGACAGCTACTACCTGGACTACTTCACGTCGAAGGTGCACTTCGGCGGTCATGTCGTCGCCATGTACGGCTACGACGACCGCGACGCCCACCTGGTGGACACCGAGCAGCAGGGCGGAGCGGTGTCCACCAGCCTGGCCGGCCTCGCCGAGGCCAGGGCCGCGCGCGGTCCGATGACCGCCAGGAACCGGTCCTTCACCCTCACCGCTCCGGCGGAACTCCCCTTGCTACGGGACCGGATCATTCCCGCCGTCACCGCCTGCGCCGACGCCTTCCTCAACCCGCCGATCGCCAACCTGGGCCACCGCGGCATCGAGAAGGCGGGGGAGCGGGTACGCACCTGGCTCCAGCGCACCGACAACCCGCAACGGGACCTGCCGCACGCCGCCCTCATGATGGAGAAGGCCGGTACCGGCGGCGCCCTGTTCCGCAACCTCTACCGCGACTTCCTCGCCGAATGCGGCCAACTGCTCGACAGCGGCCACCTGCGCACCGGTCACAAGCTGTACGCGGAGGCGGCCGTCCTCTGGACGGAAGCCGCGGCACTGATCACAAAGGCCGGTGAAGCAGGAGATGAGCAGTGCCTCGAACGGGCGGGTACCGTCCTGTGCGACCTCTCCCGCATCGAGCGCGAGGCCATGCAGGCGCTGAGCCGACTGAACGGTGAAATCCTGCCCTCGTAG
- a CDS encoding MerR family transcriptional regulator: protein MQVELLTIGRFARLCRLSVKQLRHYDETGLLAPARVDAGSGYRYYAPEQARDALTIALLREMDLPLAVIAQALAAEPEHRARILRAERDRLAERISRDRARMEMLERLAEGGLPGYEVTLSREPERRLAVVRAVCTPAEIGAKVEECVGRLLPALGKAGIAWEPPLWGLYPLDLDERIRIAVGTQMPPGQGTPGLELETLPGGLVAETVHIGPYGQLRVAYNALFAAVHERGLRPQAPVREAYLVGPAEAPEEELMTRLIIPVQEDKACPR, encoded by the coding sequence GTGCAAGTCGAACTTCTCACCATCGGGCGCTTCGCCCGCCTGTGCCGGCTCAGCGTCAAGCAACTACGGCACTACGACGAGACGGGGCTGCTGGCTCCGGCCCGCGTGGACGCCGGCTCCGGCTACCGCTACTACGCGCCTGAACAGGCCCGCGACGCCCTGACCATCGCCCTGCTCCGCGAGATGGACCTCCCCCTGGCGGTGATCGCCCAGGCGCTGGCCGCCGAACCCGAGCACCGGGCACGGATCCTGCGCGCCGAACGGGACCGGCTGGCCGAACGGATCAGCAGGGACCGGGCCCGAATGGAGATGCTGGAGCGGCTGGCCGAGGGCGGTCTGCCCGGCTACGAGGTGACGCTGAGCAGGGAGCCGGAGCGACGGCTGGCAGTGGTGCGAGCGGTCTGCACCCCCGCGGAGATCGGGGCGAAGGTCGAGGAATGCGTGGGACGGCTGCTGCCCGCGCTCGGCAAGGCGGGCATCGCGTGGGAACCGCCGTTGTGGGGGCTGTACCCGCTGGACCTGGACGAGCGGATCCGGATCGCCGTCGGAACGCAGATGCCGCCGGGACAGGGAACACCGGGCCTGGAGTTGGAGACGCTGCCCGGCGGACTCGTCGCCGAGACCGTGCACATCGGGCCCTACGGCCAACTGCGCGTGGCCTACAACGCACTCTTCGCCGCCGTCCACGAGCGCGGACTGCGCCCGCAGGCGCCCGTACGCGAGGCCTATCTCGTCGGACCGGCAGAGGCACCGGAGGAAGAACTCATGACCCGGCTGATCATCCCCGTCCAGGAGGACAAGGCATGCCCACGCTGA